In one window of Chthoniobacterales bacterium DNA:
- the atpF gene encoding F0F1 ATP synthase subunit B — protein sequence MNVITDLLSNFGVTWPKFIAQCILFVFVYWVLNKYAFGPIVNVLAERRRRIAEAQDNAEKVKQQLADAQKRYNEVLAKADAEAKALIDEARASAEAVREKRVQEAIAEAEGVIRKAHESIEQDRRKMEAEVKTAMVGLVAATTSKVTGKILTSDDQKRLNDETIKEIAA from the coding sequence ATGAATGTTATCACCGACCTGTTGAGCAACTTCGGCGTCACGTGGCCGAAGTTCATCGCCCAGTGCATTCTGTTCGTCTTTGTTTACTGGGTGCTCAACAAATACGCGTTCGGACCGATCGTGAACGTCCTGGCCGAGCGTCGCCGCCGCATCGCCGAGGCGCAGGACAACGCGGAAAAGGTCAAGCAGCAGCTGGCCGACGCGCAGAAGCGCTACAACGAAGTTCTGGCCAAGGCCGACGCGGAAGCGAAAGCACTCATCGACGAGGCCCGCGCAAGTGCCGAGGCCGTTCGCGAAAAACGCGTGCAGGAAGCGATCGCCGAAGCCGAGGGTGTCATCCGGAAAGCCCACGAATCCATCGAACAGGACCGCCGCAAGATGGAAGCCGAAGTCAAAACTGCCATGGTCGGCCTCGTCGCCGCCACGACCTCGAAAGTCACCGGCAAAATTCTCACGTCCGACGACCAGAAACGTCTCAACGACGAGACAATCAAGGAGATCGCGGCATGA
- a CDS encoding F0F1 ATP synthase subunit delta yields MTSPREARKNARSLFRSCLVNGKLDASRVRAVTDALAADKPRGYLAILQSFVRLVRLELDRRHAVIESAAPLAESEMNRLRVDLSRTHGDDLTFDTVVRPELIGGLRVRVGSDVWDGSVRARLEALPV; encoded by the coding sequence ATGACATCACCCCGCGAGGCCCGCAAAAACGCCCGTTCGCTTTTCCGCAGCTGCCTGGTCAACGGCAAGCTCGACGCTTCGCGCGTCCGCGCCGTGACCGACGCGCTCGCGGCGGACAAGCCGCGCGGCTACCTCGCGATCCTGCAATCTTTCGTGCGCCTTGTGCGCCTTGAACTCGATCGCCGCCATGCGGTGATCGAGAGCGCGGCGCCGCTCGCCGAATCCGAAATGAACCGACTCCGCGTCGATCTCTCGCGCACACACGGCGACGACCTCACCTTCGACACCGTCGTGCGCCCCGAGCTGATCGGCGGACTGCGCGTTCGTGTCGGCAGCGACGTGTGGGACGGCAGCGTCCGCGCGCGCCTCGAAGCCCTGCCTGTTTGA
- a CDS encoding F0F1 ATP synthase subunit alpha — MSTLVKEIEAKIAGLQSGAARTNTGTVREVGDGIARVEGLSNVMLNEMVEFPGGVFGLALNLEENEVGVILLGDYGHIKEGDEVKTTGRLLSIPVGKGLLGRVVNTLGEPIDGKGPITATAYYPLEKIAPGIIKRRPVTQPVQTGIMAIDAMIPIGRGQRELIIGDRATGKTTVAIDTIISQARLNKQGEASGDKDFRPLYSIYVAVGQKNANIARVISTLEKEGAMPYTIVVVASASDDAASQYLAPFAGASIGEWFMDNGMDALIVYDDLSKQAVAYRQISLLLKRPSGREAYPGDVFYLHSRLLERAARLSEQAGGGSLTALPIIETQAGDVSAYIPTNVISITDGQIYLEGDLFYQGIRPAINVGLSVSRVGSAAQIKAMKQVAGKIKGELAQFREMAAFAQFGSDLDDKTKALLERGRRIVELFKQQQYQPLPVEMQAAVLYAMQQGYMDKAEVEKIKDFQAKLQEFLETRKGALLDKIREKKAIDESLGAELKAALDEFSQFYK; from the coding sequence ATGAGCACACTTGTCAAAGAAATCGAAGCAAAGATAGCCGGACTCCAATCCGGCGCCGCCCGCACCAACACCGGCACGGTCCGCGAAGTCGGCGACGGCATCGCCCGTGTCGAGGGTTTGAGCAACGTCATGCTCAACGAAATGGTGGAATTTCCCGGTGGTGTCTTCGGCCTCGCCCTCAACCTCGAGGAAAACGAAGTCGGCGTCATCCTCCTCGGCGACTACGGCCACATCAAAGAGGGTGACGAGGTCAAAACGACCGGAAGGCTTCTCTCCATTCCCGTGGGCAAAGGCCTGCTCGGACGTGTGGTCAACACGCTCGGAGAACCGATCGACGGCAAAGGGCCGATCACCGCGACGGCGTATTATCCGCTGGAAAAAATCGCCCCCGGCATCATCAAGCGCCGCCCCGTGACCCAGCCGGTGCAGACCGGCATCATGGCGATCGATGCAATGATCCCGATCGGTCGCGGTCAGCGCGAGCTGATCATCGGCGACCGCGCCACCGGCAAGACAACCGTGGCGATCGACACTATCATCAGTCAGGCTCGCCTCAACAAACAGGGCGAAGCCTCCGGTGACAAAGATTTCCGCCCCCTTTACTCGATCTACGTCGCGGTGGGGCAGAAAAACGCCAACATCGCGCGCGTCATTTCCACCCTCGAGAAGGAAGGCGCCATGCCTTACACGATTGTCGTTGTGGCTTCGGCCTCGGACGATGCGGCCAGCCAATATCTCGCGCCGTTTGCCGGCGCGTCCATCGGCGAATGGTTCATGGACAACGGCATGGATGCGTTGATCGTTTATGACGATCTTTCCAAGCAGGCCGTGGCTTACCGCCAGATTTCGTTGCTGCTGAAGCGTCCGTCCGGACGCGAAGCCTATCCCGGCGACGTGTTCTACCTCCACTCGCGCCTGCTCGAGCGCGCGGCGCGCCTCAGCGAACAGGCGGGCGGGGGATCGCTCACTGCGTTGCCGATCATCGAAACGCAGGCCGGCGACGTTTCGGCCTACATTCCGACCAACGTCATTTCGATCACCGACGGGCAGATCTACCTTGAAGGCGACCTTTTCTACCAGGGCATCCGTCCCGCCATCAACGTGGGTCTCTCGGTCAGCCGCGTCGGTTCCGCCGCGCAGATCAAGGCGATGAAGCAAGTCGCGGGCAAGATCAAGGGCGAGCTGGCGCAGTTCCGCGAAATGGCCGCCTTCGCGCAGTTCGGTTCCGACCTCGACGACAAAACCAAAGCGTTGCTCGAGCGCGGACGCCGCATCGTCGAACTCTTCAAGCAGCAGCAATACCAGCCGCTGCCGGTCGAGATGCAGGCGGCCGTGCTCTACGCCATGCAGCAGGGCTACATGGACAAAGCCGAAGTGGAGAAGATCAAGGACTTCCAAGCGAAGCTTCAGGAATTCCTCGAGACCCGCAAAGGCGCGCTCCTCGACAAGATCCGCGAGAAGAAGGCGATCGACGAATCCTTGGGCGCGGAACTCAAGGCGGCGCTCGACGAGTTTTCCCAATTTTACAAGTAA
- the atpG gene encoding ATP synthase F1 subunit gamma — protein MGNNTREIRRRIKSVRNTAQITKAMQMIAAAKMRKAQQRALDARPYAQMLNRVLVSLSKHTEDELHPLLQARPVKHTLVYVVATDKGLCGGLNTNLFRELQQFDPATTSFIATGKKAADFLARSKRQLLADFPMRDTPEYAEVKPVARFVIEKFLAGECDKVVVLYTDFINTLTQIPSAHEILPITSFHMGGKPVEEASSEEDAMSSFKFEPSPQEVLDALLPFYVGNELYAMILNARASEQSARMVAMKNATDNAKSLIKDLTLEYNKIRQAAITTEILEISTAQIAMG, from the coding sequence ATGGGCAACAACACACGGGAAATCCGCCGCCGGATCAAATCGGTCCGAAACACGGCGCAGATCACCAAGGCGATGCAAATGATCGCCGCGGCGAAGATGCGCAAGGCGCAGCAGCGCGCCTTGGATGCCCGTCCCTACGCCCAGATGCTCAACCGCGTGCTTGTTTCGCTGAGCAAGCACACCGAGGACGAACTTCATCCGCTGCTGCAGGCGCGTCCGGTCAAGCACACGCTGGTCTATGTCGTTGCCACGGACAAGGGTCTTTGCGGCGGTCTCAACACGAACCTGTTCCGCGAATTGCAGCAGTTCGACCCCGCCACGACGAGTTTCATCGCCACGGGCAAAAAAGCGGCCGACTTCCTTGCCCGCAGCAAGCGCCAGCTCCTGGCGGATTTTCCCATGCGCGACACGCCCGAATACGCCGAGGTCAAGCCGGTGGCGCGGTTTGTCATCGAGAAATTCCTCGCCGGCGAGTGCGACAAAGTCGTCGTCCTTTACACCGATTTCATCAACACGCTCACGCAGATCCCTTCCGCGCACGAGATCCTTCCCATCACGTCTTTCCACATGGGCGGCAAGCCGGTGGAGGAAGCCTCGTCCGAGGAGGACGCCATGTCGTCCTTCAAGTTCGAGCCTTCACCGCAGGAAGTGCTCGACGCGCTGTTGCCGTTCTACGTCGGCAACGAACTCTACGCCATGATCCTCAACGCCCGCGCTTCCGAGCAGAGCGCGCGCATGGTGGCCATGAAGAACGCCACCGACAACGCCAAGTCCCTCATCAAAGACCTCACCCTCGAATACAACAAAATCCGCCAGGCCGCGATCACCACGGAGATCCTCGAGATTTCCACGGCACAGATCGCCATGGGCTAA